The Raphanus sativus cultivar WK10039 chromosome 2, ASM80110v3, whole genome shotgun sequence DNA segment GActagttatttataatttatgaaatagaTGTCATGATTGAAATACTTGACACACATATGTATACAAAGCCATTTAGGGTATtgattttagagtttaggttttgaATAACTGATAAATTGTAAGATTAGATTTCATGATATTATTGTTACagaatttaatttaaacttaACTTTATTTTAGATTAAATAAATTGTATGAATTTTACCctaaactataccctaaatatgccctaaactctataccctaaatataccctaaaccatttagggttttcgatttatatttttgaaacattattttgtattattattaatgcaaatgtttttatatactttatttaatgcatatttttaagaaaaatataataaccaaGCAACACACTAAATATTCAAGGTGGTACAAATCATACAAATCAACACAGACATAAGGCTTATGTTTTTTAAAGTACTAAAGAGCATTCACGTTTTTTAAAAGTACAACAACATAGTAGATTTCTTGTGAGACATTCCTTGAGCATTCATATGTAAAGGAGTTTGTCATTTGGCCAAGCAACTATACTTCCTTGAGCATCAGCAATGATCTGAAGTTCTGAATTAGGTCTCCAAAGTGGTGCATCTTCAATCAGAGGAACATCAACCCATATCTTGCTTGCATTGGGGCCTAACCGAACAAAATGAACGACATCATCTGGATTAGTCGAGGAAACTCGACCTTCTGCAACCTTTTTTCCTGATCCCTTGCAATCTAAGAGGATGCACTTCTTTTTCTCATTCTTGCTGGTGTTAGAGCTGTTACTTGCACTCTAAACAGAAAATCCACACAACAAATTCAGCAACAGCAGAAAATTACCAACCACAATAAAAACTGAGAATGTTTAGAGACTTACCGCACGCGATCTACTTCTAGACATCAGTTCATCTCTGTTTGCTTGTACAGTAGCCTTAAGAATCTTATGGATAGGCCATGGGATGTTCTCACCGAGTGCATCACCAATCATCAACTTCTCCACATTTGGTCTCCATAGAGAACCATCTTCATTAACTACCCTATCTACTTTGACAATAGCAGCACTAGGACCCAATGGAATGTTGTTAACCAGTTTTTTTGGGTCAGTTGACTGGAGACGACCCTCAGCAACAAGTACATCCTCCTTTGACCAATCATAGATTAGGATTTTATCGCCTTCTCCCTCTGTAGGCTACAGAAACAACACTAGATTAGTTATCAACATGATTCTGTACTAGCTTCTTTACATATTTACTTACCATATTTTCTGAGTAGTCTTCATCCAGAATGAGCTTCTCAAGTTGCCATGCTATTTTCATTCCAATGGCTTGGCCAAGTGTGGTAACAGATGTCGTAGGCCTCCAGATAGGTGCTTCTTCATTTGTAACAGACTTAACTAAAATAGCACCAGCATGCATACCAAGTGGAATTCGTCCAATTTTGTAAGTTGGTTCAGATGAGCAGAATTCTCCTTCTCCGATGACAACATCATCTACTGAACACCAGTCTAAAATCTGACACCTAGGTCCTTTGCTCAGATCACTGAACTCAGAATTGGAGACACCGTCAACATGATTctgagagaaaaaataaaaagataagttAAACACTAATGTGAGTCTCTGGCAACCACAAAATTCATtcacgaaaaagaaaaagagaagttaAACTTACACTTTTTGATGCAGTTAATCCACGAACTACATCCTTCAAACCACGAAGTTCATCCTGCAATTCAGCTTGCTTAGCTTCAAGTTTCAGTACATGTGAGTCTCTGGCCTGCATGAATGCTATCTTCGTAGCAGTTATTCCTCTGCCCATTCCTCTAATCCTTCCTGGTTTGTCTTTTCCTAGGACCTGACTCACAGCATCGTCGTTAACACTCGTACTGGCAGTGGATTCCATTTCAGTATCaagggttttgattttttcctGATTTCAAAGAATAAGACAGTAATAGCATAAGAAACTGAAGATTTAGACAACAAGAACTCAGAAAAAGAATTTGGAATGTTTACAATAGTATCTTCAAACTCAGGCCTCACAGGTCTCCCATCTGAATGTGTATGTCCTGCTATCCAGACCTTACTCCTAGTCACTTGCGTGGGGtttgaactttttttcttctacacGTGACAAAAGGATATTACATTATTACAAGAGACtggaatattttaaaagtataatcaTACCATTTCATGAGCCAAGCGAACCATTCCCTTGCGACTAGTTGTGTGAGGAATCTGGTTTCTCCTCAATTCCCTGAATTTGTCACTAGTGACCTTAAAATCTTTTCCTTTCTTTGTCTTCACCCAATTCATCCAAGCTGACGCAGATTGAACATTGCTTGGTTTTAGTTTAGTAAGTTCTTCCATGCTCCCTACATTTCGCACAAGGCTTACAAGCCTTGACTTTGAAGACCTCCATATACACCCCATCTGCTTTAACACAGCTTCTTTTTGCCACTGTTCTGTCAGTTTGAACCTCGCCTACAAGAGTTTCAGAACTTAACACAATGCTAGAAGTTATGTAATGAAAgcttttttactattttcaggTGAGAAAATACCTGAATTTCCTCCCACATTGTATCCTTGATCTGTTCATCAAGGTGCCTCCAATCTCCAAGAAGGACTGGTACATGCTCTCTCACAAGTGGACCAAGAAATGAGGAAAGTGTTACTGATCCATCCCCTACATGTTCACCGAGAGATATAAATTCAACTTCAACCTTGTCTTCAATGTTTTTAGCCACTTTACTCATCCTAGTACGCCCTCTTCGTCTCTTTGTCTTGGTCTCTGGCTGCTCACCTTGGACTGATTCACTTGGCTGCTCACCAAGGACTGATTCACTTGGATGCTGCGTATCATCTGCGTCTCCTTTTTCTAGTTCTTCTCCTCTAGTTCTTCTCCTTCGTCTTCTGTTCTTCTCCTTCGTCTTCTGGTTCTTCTCCTTCGTCTTCTGGATCTTCTCCATCTTTTTCTGGTGAATCTCCTTCGTTTTCTGGATCCTCGTTTTCTATCTCCTTTTCTGGTGATACTACTTCTTCACGAGGATGTTCTTCCAATGCAGATTCCTGAGTACCGATCTGCATATCAGTTGCTGTGTCTTCTGCTGTTTGACCAGTAAGCTTTCTGGGTCTTCTCTGAGTTTTCAATGGCTCAACACTCGCATCTTCACCTTTCTGGCGCTTACTGCGACGAACTGTACGTGCAACAGATTTCTCCTTCATAATGTTTACCTGAAACTATAATCATTAGAATCATCTACTAACTA contains these protein-coding regions:
- the LOC130501722 gene encoding uncharacterized protein LOC130501722; its protein translation is MSKVAKNIEDKVEVEFISLGEHVGDGSVTLSSFLGPLVREHVPVLLGDWRHLDEQIKDTMWEEIQARFKLTEQWQKEAVLKQMGCIWRSSKSRLVSLVRNVGSMEELTKLKPSNVQSASAWMNWVKTKKGKDFKVTSDKFRELRRNQIPHTTSRKGMVRLAHEMKKKSSNPTQVTRSKVWIAGHTHSDGRPVRPEFEDTIEKIKTLDTEMESTASTSVNDDAVSQVLGKDKPGRIRGMGRGITATKIAFMQARDSHVLKLEAKQAELQDELRGLKDVVRGLTASKSNHVDGVSNSEFSDLSKGPRCQILDWCSVDDVVIGEGEFCSSEPTYKIGRIPLGMHAGAILVKSVTNEEAPIWRPTTSVTTLGQAIGMKIAWQLEKLILDEDYSENMPTEGEGDKILIYDWSKEDVLVAEGRLQSTDPKKLVNNIPLGPSAAIVKVDRVVNEDGSLWRPNVEKLMIGDALGENIPWPIHKILKATVQANRDELMSRSRSRASASNSSNTSKNEKKKCILLDCKGSGKKVAEGRVSSTNPDDVVHFVRLGPNASKIWVDVPLIEDAPLWRPNSELQIIADAQGSIVAWPNDKLLYI